Proteins encoded within one genomic window of Solea senegalensis isolate Sse05_10M linkage group LG11, IFAPA_SoseM_1, whole genome shotgun sequence:
- the LOC122777514 gene encoding tyrosine-protein phosphatase non-receptor type 18-like, which translates to MTDMNDTYAVVNKSKHPHPPLKNPAHCDVAPPRCNRTMPTMPSSHYYDNVSAGASATPIYSCVQRRDKRTAVTFDNHRLGEVLPDELISPTNDDYEEFSAASDSSTFCPPAGIGFNCRIQKPRGPREPPPEWS; encoded by the exons ATGACTGACATGAATGACACGTACGCTGTGGTCAACAAGTCCAAACATCCCCACCCACCTCTGAAAAACCCTGCCCATTGTGATGTAGCTCCACCCAGATGCAACAG GACGATGCCGACGATGCCGTCCTCCCATTACTACGATAATGTCTCCGCTGGAGCTTCGGCCACTCCCATCTACAGCTGTGTCCAACGCCGAGACAAACGGACCGCGGTCACCTTTGACAATCATAGGCTGGGGGAGGTACTACCAG ATGAACTAATTTCACCAACAAATGATGACTATGAAGAATTTTCAGCAGCCTCAGATTCTTCCACTTTCTGTCCACCTGCTGGCATTG gTTTTAACTGTCGTATCCAGAAACCTCGTGGGCCCAGAGAACCTCCTCCAGAGTGGAGCTGA